One window from the genome of Haladaptatus paucihalophilus DX253 encodes:
- a CDS encoding succinylglutamate desuccinylase/aspartoacylase family protein, with translation MNGSRRTFLSTVGSVSVGGTVLLSGCAGSDSDGDANGRTTDVSSGAESADSTATTETTTATGKQTVSTATIRDGTEQETTIYEIRSGSPGPTAFVGGGMHGNEESGYWAADAIRKWDIDAGTLVVLPKANVRGVRHERREWPPGMDLNRKFPIGEPPTNALAKAVWRAIEEYDPDLFIDLHSSKGILRREGDEGVGQNVFRSKHDEIVTSVDAAVERLNDEYVTGYEPVYDFVHTPVSETKYDTTPMLVNKMRADRDVPSCLFEVTQDDVKPEKRARWTRTFVDSVLDSWGIRSSRLNG, from the coding sequence ATGAACGGCAGTCGAAGAACCTTCCTCTCTACCGTCGGTTCCGTTTCGGTCGGTGGCACGGTCCTCCTGTCGGGGTGTGCTGGAAGCGACTCGGACGGGGACGCGAACGGCCGGACGACGGACGTATCGTCCGGGGCGGAGTCGGCGGACTCGACGGCGACGACGGAAACAACCACCGCGACGGGAAAACAAACCGTCTCGACGGCGACGATACGCGACGGGACGGAACAGGAGACGACTATTTACGAGATTCGCTCGGGGTCTCCCGGTCCGACCGCGTTCGTCGGAGGGGGAATGCACGGCAACGAGGAGAGCGGATACTGGGCCGCGGACGCCATCAGGAAGTGGGACATCGACGCCGGAACGCTCGTCGTCCTCCCGAAAGCGAACGTTCGCGGCGTGCGCCACGAACGTCGGGAGTGGCCGCCGGGAATGGACTTGAACAGAAAGTTCCCCATCGGGGAGCCGCCGACGAACGCGCTCGCGAAGGCGGTTTGGAGGGCCATCGAGGAGTACGACCCGGACCTGTTCATCGACCTTCACAGCTCCAAGGGAATCTTGCGACGCGAGGGCGACGAGGGCGTCGGACAGAACGTGTTCCGCTCGAAACACGACGAAATCGTCACGAGCGTCGATGCGGCGGTCGAACGGTTGAACGACGAGTACGTCACCGGCTACGAACCGGTTTACGACTTCGTTCACACGCCCGTGAGCGAGACGAAATACGACACCACGCCGATGCTCGTCAACAAGATGCGGGCGGACCGCGACGTGCCGTCGTGTCTCTTCGAGGTCACGCAGGACGACGTGAAACCCGAAAAACGCGCTCGCTGGACGCGGACCTTCGTCGATAGCGTGCTCGATTCGTGGGGGATTCGGTCGTCACGACTGAACGGATAG
- a CDS encoding DUF5658 family protein yields MSPNALSRLWSHVSPPLLIAVLGVMLGDVITTGIGLELGLSEGNPFVSHLLAEMGLFGLLLLKAATVLLLVVLSGWTQRSRRTFRLGSIVYLVVGLLVVVSNVVAIATVG; encoded by the coding sequence GTGTCGCCGAACGCTCTCTCTCGCCTGTGGTCGCACGTCTCTCCCCCGTTGCTGATCGCCGTGTTAGGAGTGATGCTCGGCGACGTGATAACGACCGGTATCGGTTTGGAACTCGGGCTGAGCGAGGGGAACCCGTTCGTCTCCCACCTCCTCGCCGAGATGGGACTGTTCGGGTTGCTTCTTCTCAAAGCGGCGACCGTCCTCCTCCTCGTGGTCCTCTCGGGATGGACCCAGCGGTCGCGTCGGACGTTTCGACTCGGAAGTATCGTCTATCTCGTCGTCGGACTGCTCGTCGTCGTCTCGAACGTCGTGGCCATCGCCACGGTCGGATGA